The Strix uralensis isolate ZFMK-TIS-50842 chromosome 4, bStrUra1, whole genome shotgun sequence genomic interval ATGAAGGTAAACTgcagtcagttaaaaaaaaaaagattaaaaagtgcATTTCATTCAACATATATCActactgaaaattttcatttttaggtTGTGTGCAGCAAAAATGTGCTTCTTCCTTGGGATTGTTATGTATTGCATGTTTCCATTTGGTGATGTGGTTTTCAAAAAGAGGTTACAGGTGAAAAGATGACCATGTCCGGAATCCGGTGATACAGAAAGCtgagtgaaaaagaaaaactaagttAACTTGCAgtaggatggaaaaaaaattaatcactttgtatattttatctaatttttatacagttttcttaaaaataaaattatcataagaagaaaaaaggacataACTGGGAAGATAAATGGAAAACATCCCACTATACGATTTAACTTACTTAAAATTAAAAGTGCCAACATACATTTCCTAATGAGCTTTACTTTGAGACACCAAGCTGCAGagcttgttttttcccttcagagtCTACTCCAGAAAAATACTGTCCATTTACCTTAACTTTGTACCTTTGTATCTAACATGATTCTTTTTACTTTTACTCCTCCTTCGTCTACCTTGAACCACTTCTTTGCCTAAACCCTGTCTCTGTATTTTATACATTTCCAAGTACGTGTCAGCTACTGTGATCCCACCCCCATGTACTCATTGACAAAAGCAGAACTGAATTATGAAGGAGTAAGCTGGACAgtctcttctggttttctttctgaattctcCAGCCTAACATATCTTATGCACAAGGTTCCTGGAATGGTTATACATTTTCATTGTCCAGTGCAGTAAATAGACCAAACCAGAGCAATGAAAGCATGCCTCAAACTACGCATCTCCACAGCAACAACAGTTGCTCAAAGTTTATTCTTCACTGAGGAAGGGACTTTGGGTTAAGAATATTCATccaaaatactttattaaaaacagaacgcaactgatttttttttaaagcaatgaggAATTTTCATTCCAACTTCCACTACTTTAGCAAGAAACAAACAGAGCTTATTAAGGCCCGTTTGACCAAAGATACAAGCACACTAACAACAAAGTATTTATCTGTATATTTTGTAACAGAGCCTAAAAACAGTGATGTTCTCAAATCCTTGTAATTTTAACATCAATTCTGCCTTCCTCCTTAAGTAGCCCATTTTCTCCTCGAGTGAACAAACCAAATCTGAATCtttctaaatatctgaaatacaaGTTCAAATGCAGTTTCTGCTCTACCAGCTTTGCTTCTAATCTTTCCCTTACCATATATTTTAGGAGTGAGTTACAATCATCAGTGATGGATGTGCCGATCCTTCTATAGACACGCTAATCTTCCTCTGTCATCAGAGCATCCTGACTACATTTTATATATCGCTGCTCTCTCTCAACCATTAAGTAATTTGGCCTAAAATCCAGCCTACGTAATGAATAACCTTGTATTTCAGTGTCCCCCCTGTTATGTTGCTTTGCATTTGGTACATTATATTGTACCTTTTCTAAAGCCATCAGATaggtttcaaagagaaaaaaacaactccaCATCCAATTACGTTAGGAGACGTGCTGGAACAGCTGGCTACAGCACAGAAGAACATGTAGAATATACTCTGTGGTTCTCTGAAGTGCTTACTTTCAGAACAATTCTTACCTTAGTCTGGATCAGTGCTTTGCAGTCATGAATACTGAATCCATCAAATCCAAAGTCCTCATTATCTTTAACATTTGATTCCTCAAAAATATCATCCTGGCTCTCCAGAAAGTCctaataaaacataatttacattttctttacgAATTTCTATCTGATCTCACAGTATGTAACCTAAAGAGACGTTTCCCTCAAATAACAATAACCACCAAATCTCACTTCCTGATTTATCATGTGCCCCCCCTgcattaaaacaattttatgCCAAAACAAGTTCTACACACATGAATCTAACTGTGccttaaattaattaaaaaagccatttccaATTAAAATTAGCCTTAACCTACACCAGAAAATAGctgagaaatacattttcatcagTATTGTTAAAAGCAATACAGTTTTCCAGTCACAGATGTAATGACATAACTTTAAGCTGCCTGGGCACTGATTTAATGCCAGTATATCTATGGGCAAGAAAGGAACAGAAGAGGAGTTCAGCTATTTTGGAGAAATGTCTCCCATTCTCTCCTGTTAAGTGTTAAGTGACTTTCAAGTGCAGAACAGGTCCTATACCTTCAACACTGTTGTTCTGTTTGTATGTAACTTGCATGAAAGGTCAAATATGTCCATAAAATCAAAATTGAACACTGTACCACCCCCACCATACTTAAGCAATCAAATTATCAATTGAAACAGTTACTTCTGAAAACCATATGTGAGTCATTCATCCCAACTAAATAACCAGGTTGAATACTAAACGACCTCTGATACCTTTATCTTCTCAAAACAAGAGATTAAACAGAGACGTTTGAGATCTTTCAATACTGTTGGTTTGGTCTCAATTCAATTTAAAACATACTCTCCCTCAAGCCTTGCAAAAACAGACTGAATAATCTGAGGAAAAGAGAAGTGGAACACACTTTCAGTTCCTATACAGTAAAAACATCCAGTAATTACTTTAACAGCCTGTGATTCAAATCTGATTTTCACTTAATGGAAAGATATTAGAGGCTAACAATTTTCTCATACTCTTAGCAAAAAAGTAAATCATCTTACTGCACACACATCTGAAAGCTAATTCCACATTTATACGGGAGCTGAACGAACCACCTAACAACAGGGCACTACATAGTGGAGACTTTTAATGTAAAGCCAATCAAAATTTAATCCTGCACAATTTCACAGTTACTTACACATAACGATGGAAAAACACTAGACTATCATTTTTAAAGGctgtctctaaaaaaaaaaaaaacttatgaCTCACCCAGACCTAGTTCCTCATGCATCTGCACATATAGCTTACAGAAAATCAGATTGGTAACCAAGTGTTTATGCTGGCATACCAGCAAACCATTGTTCAATTACCTTCTGATTTGCATCTATTCCAAGAACACTCAAGAGGTTTTCTTGGCAATGAGATTTACTCCAGGGATGTCTTAAACTGGGGGTATTATCAAAGTCTCTAAGTGTTCTCCATATGTTTCCAGAATCAATGctaggaaagaaaacataatttgagGTTATAAGGTGTACAAAGTCTCCAGTGAACATCTATAACTTATTGTCGCTACACACACTCATGTACTAGCCTCCCTTGATCTAAAAAGCAACTTATCTTAAAACTCTTTCTACATTAATTCAAACTATCAACCCAATGTACTAATAAGCTTGCAAGACAATGGAAACAGTAAGTCAACAGAACTGTATGTTTGAGCTTCTCAGATAAGAAGTGCATTAGAAGCATATTTCAGAGATTGTTATATGCCAACAGCTTGCACTATTCAATTGCTTCTGTGAAATATGGGTAGAGTTCAGCCCTATTAATTCCAtgctttgcattttctgtctCTCAAACCTTTCTCCTTCCTATCAGCCATGCTTcgccactgcagcagcagcctgctgctcaGATGGGTGACCTGCACCTGCTCTGGACACGTACGTACTACATAACAAGCCAAAGGCACGCTCTACTGAAACAGCGAGAATTAAAGAGTTCCCTCTACATAGCACTTTGGGTTCTTACATTGTATTCATCCTTATAAATCCAGTTGCTTTTTGCTTGGTACAGGATGCAATTATCATTGATTTTAGTTATTTACCACAGCAGCTTAGGGGTTTTTTGTCTGTAGTTGGTACTCTGCTATAATATTGCAGTCCCTTTTACATATATATCACAGTTCTCCACAAGTCTGAGGCTGATCAAAATATAATGCACTTATAAGGAACCTGATGAAAGGATGCCTGCATTAAATGTTTTAACTACATTTCTTGTGATTCTTATGACATTTCCAAAGCATGGTCTGACCCAGCTTTCTAGATACAAAGCCTCAGATATATGCAAAAATAACTACAATACTGTTCAGTAACTACAATACTGCTCAGAAGCTGCTGATCCTTCAAAAACATGTAACAAATCTAAAAGCATTCCAGCTGTCAAAAGAAAGCTAAGTTAGTGATACTAATTGCTATTAACATAACCCCAGGAAAGAAGCCAGATGCACCACAGATTCTGAAGCACATCTGGTTAGACATAAGAAGTAGTTACCACCTGGGAaaatggagggaggaaaaaaataagcaggtGGGTtgtcagcagaagcagcagcagcaatgctccTGCCTCAGATGATGGAGAAATAAGTCGGATGTGTTGTGAAGAGAGGACAAGCGAACAGGAAGAGCAGGCTGCCTGTTGGGTGTTCTGGCATTCCAGAGGCTTAGTCATAAGAAAGCACACCAACAGCAGGAAAAACCCTGAGCAGGAATTTGTAATTTTGATGTATTCCCTTCCTTGTTTTCCAATGGCTAAACCACAGTCCATTTCCTTTAACAACACAATACAAAATTGGTAAGATCTATATGCTGAAGAGCATAGtgattaaaaagatttttaagtttACCTGCAAGTaccactgatttttaaattatgaaataaacaGAGTAATTAACTGCTGAggaacttttaattattttttttttaaactgttgatcTAAACTCATTACCAAAGTTGATTCTTCATAAATTCAGGAATCCCAACATCTTCATTATTTGTATCAAGTACTTGATCTAAGCTTCTTACGCTCTCTCTGGACTGTGATACAAAGACTTCTGGAAAGCCCAACTTAAATATATCCTCATAGCTGTGGTTTGCCTAGAAAAAACAGAGTTTTATTacacatagaatcacagaatcacagaattgtctaggttggaaaagacctagaagatcatccagtccaaccactgacctaacactaacagttcccaactacagcatatctctaagcgctaagtcaactttactcttaaacccctccagggatggggactccaccacctccctgggcagcccattccaatgcccaacaacccgttctgtaaagaaatgcttcctaataactagtctaaaccttccctggcgcaacttgaggccattccctcttgttctatcacttgttacttggttaaagagactcatccccagctctctgcagcctcctttcaggtagctgtagagggcaatgaggtctcccctcagcctcctcttctatagactaaacaaccccagttccctcagccgctcctcctatgACATGTGCTCGTACGACATGTTACACAGGCCATCCCCACGGTTCATGAAGGCCCTAGTCCAAAGACTACAATGTTTCTAGAGACtgtattattgtttttaaaatttgtattaataTTTATGGCACTGAGGGACTAAGCCCATAGTTCAGTGTTGTGAGTATTTACCTAGAATTAGAGGAGGAGAAGCAAGAGTCCAAGAGTTTCTGATGAACTCTAGCTCCCCAGCTACTAAGTTATAGACTGGTTTGCCTATTAGCACTCAAAACTCCTTCTGCTCAGCTAATTCAGTTCAGGTCAAAACTGATGTATATATCAACTCAAAAGTTTGTTTTGCTAACTTTGTATTCGAACACACCTAATTCAGCCAAATGCTACTAAATGCTATAGTTAGCAATAAATACTTGCACTGTGTAAGTCTGCATAAAAGCTGGGGTGATTATGTCTCTGTCTCCTTGCATTTGCACCAAACTTTTTCCAGCCTATGTTAAAAATCTGAGCCAGATTTACatacttcttcctcctccagcaggaaCAAGAAGGAGGTTTGGAGGACTGAACATAGCCACAGGAGTGACCCAAACAGGCCTACTGGAAGTAACAGGGTTATCTGAAGACTAAGAAATACATAtacaaggaaaaaagtgcatAATTTACATGCTATCCTAAAGGGATGTTATCATGCCATCTGGTCCAGAAGCTTTGTCCTTTTATTCCTTCAAAGAAGGAATTACTGCAATTTTCTAAATCAAAGCAATTAATTGACTTCAATACCCTCCAGAAGGACTGCAATCCAGGAGCAGCAATGTTGTGTGAAAACTAGAGAACGAAACCaggcagtttgttttctttgcctAGCAATCaacaatttaatctgaaaaacattAAGTATGGATACTCCGTATTTTGACAGCTTCATTTAATTGTAAttcaaacagctgaaataaaTGGAGAATATTTCCACAGTTTCATCATACTGAACTCAGACAAGTGCAGTGAATACTGAGAGTACAGATTTAATCTAATGATGAGTGGGCAAAATCAACAGAGCTGGTAGAAGGCTTCTGTACTTCTGAGCGTGCTTCTAGAAATAGAATTTCTGCCCCACGCTGCTCCCTCCTGAAGTCCTTGTTAAACTGCCTATCCTGAAGGGCGACTGCTGGGATATTCAAAGTCTCCTGGGTAAAATCCTTTGAATCTTGCCCAAAGTGTCATAATACTTTAAATcaatttgtaaattatttcagtagACTTAACTTACAACAGGGATACTGTATGGGGCAGAAAGATGCCTGAGAAGCATAATTCTATGAAAACACACTTGCTGAAGCATACATGGAGAATcacagccaaggaaaaaaaataatttccaagtagGTACCAAAATCTAAATGGGACAGGAGCCAAGGAAAAGTCAGGCAGCTGCTCTTGGCTTTAGGGTGGGGGGGAAATTACAGGCACAGAAATGTGAATGGAGGGAAACACAGGTCTGCCTCATTTGCAGTATTGCCTTGTGACATTACTCCAACATGCATACAAGTCACTGGCTTACAGTTTAGACAACCCAGATGAAAAtgcaagattttttaaaattacctttattACTGTCTGCTTCAGTAggcatttctaaaacaaaatttgGGTATATTTCCATTTACCTCGTGGCTTTGTACTAATTACAAAAACACAAAGGCATAAATTTCACATCCATGCTTTTTGACTAAATCCTCTATATCCTGTTATATCAGAATACTCTAGTGCTTAAGTGCACTAGTTCCTCTCACAAAGGTCAGTATTtaaagaacacaggaaaaatcCCTAAAGTTATTCAATCATGTCGGCAAAATACCCAGCTGCTGCAAGAAAATTACTA includes:
- the CLBA1 gene encoding uncharacterized protein CLBA1, which codes for MKKMQNLSLVESLTNTDTPHQMSLKDLAVEVGGMSLDESDCNLNERTNNEIINLEVMQESLSVVNSKERSFEGFSESSYSTSEPSSSWGDFEGFEESLDKSERFSHNLEVKSTKIYRVGKDLSSGHCSTSAGHFCSEPSLHSGIQEASSSLNEANHSYEDIFKLGFPEVFVSQSRESVRSLDQVLDTNNEDVGIPEFMKNQLCIDSGNIWRTLRDFDNTPSLRHPWSKSHCQENLLSVLGIDANQKDFLESQDDIFEESNVKDNEDFGFDGFSIHDCKALIQTKLSVSPDSGHGHLFTCNLFLKTTSPNGNMQYITIPRKKHIFAAHNLKMKIFSSDIC